A part of Aegilops tauschii subsp. strangulata cultivar AL8/78 chromosome 2, Aet v6.0, whole genome shotgun sequence genomic DNA contains:
- the LOC109742204 gene encoding aspartic proteinase nepenthesin-1-like codes for MASPIALAVLVFAVLIGQFPPITSANDNHGFRASLTRMRQHFSNYSAAVHRDTHRLAFLARAPTTNTTTTPALQALVENGAGAYHMSVSIGTPPLTFPAILDTGSDLVWTQCAPCTQCFPQPTPLYEPAGSSTFSKLPCASPLCQSMPSPFRACNASGCAYDYRYVVGFTAGRLATETLTVGGATFREVTFGCSTANGGHMDNASGIVGLGRSPLSLVSQLGIGRFSYCLRSDSEAGASPILFGSLASVTGDDVQSTPFVRNPAVPVRRAPYYYVNLTGVTVGATDLPVAPSTFGFTRAGAGGVIVDSGTTFTYFAEAGYVMLKQAFLSQTAGRLTRVSGAPFDFDLCFEAGGDLDVGAVPVPGLVLRFAGGAEYAVPRLSYFDAVDEQGRVACLLVLPTRGVSVIGNVMQMDLHVLYDLDGGVLSFAPADCASV; via the coding sequence ATGGCGTCCCCCATAGCTCTCGCCGTCCTCGTGTTTGCAGTACTCATCGGCCAGTTCCCGCCGATAACTTCCGCAAACGACAATCATGGCTTCCGCGCCTCCCTCACTCGTATGCGCCAACACTTCAGCAACTACTCCGCCGCGGTACACCGCGACACGCACCGCCTCGCTTTCCTCGCGCGCGCTCCAACGACGAACACCACGACCACACCTGCCCTCCAGGCGCTAGTCGAGAACGGCGCCGGAGCGTACCACATGAGCGTGTCCATCGGCACGCCGCCGCTCACCTTCCCTGCCATCCTCGACACCGGCAGCGACCTGGTCTGGACGCAGTGCGCGCCGTGCACCCAGTGCTTCCCGCAGCCGACGCCGCTGTACGAACCGGCGGGCTCCTCCACCTTCTCCAAGCTCCCGTGCGCGAGCCCGCTCTGCCAGTCCATGCCGAGCCCCTTCCGCGCCTGCAACGCCAGCGGCTGTGCCTACGACTATCGCTACGTCGTCGGCTTCACCGCCGGCCGCCTCGCCACCGAGACGCTCACCGTCGGCGGCGCCACGTTCCGCGAGGTCACGTTCGGGTGCAGCACCGCGAACGGCGGGCACATGGACAACGCGTCGGGCATCGTGGGGCTCGGGCGCAGCCCGCTGTCCCTCGTGTCGCAGCTCGGCATCGGCCGGTTCTCCTACTGCCTCCGCTCGGACTCGGAGGCCGGCGCCAGCCCGATACTGTTCGGCTCCCTGGCCAGCGTGACAGGCGACGACGTCCAGTCCACGCCGTTCGTCCGGAACCCCGCGGTGCCGGTGCGACGCGCCCCGTACTACTACGTGAACCTCACCGGCGTCACGGTCGGCGCGACAGACCTCCCGGTCGCGCCCAGCACGTTCGGCTTCACGCGCGCCGGCGCGGGTGGCGTGATCGTCGACTCCGGCACGACCTTCACGTACTTTGCCGAGGCGGGGTACGTGATGCTGAAGCAGGCGTTCCTCTCGCAGACAGCTGGCCGGCTGACGAGAGTGAGCGGCGCCCCGTTCGACTTCGACCTGTGCTTCGAGGCGGGCGGCGACCTCGACGTCGGCGCCGTGCCAGTGCCAGGTCTGGTGCTTCGTTTTGCGGGCGGCGCGGAGTACGCCGTCCCGCGGCTGAGCTACTTCGACGCCGTGGACGAGCAAGGGCGTGTGGCGTGCTTGCTGGTGCTCCCGACGAGGGGCGTGTCCGTCATAGGCAACGTGATGCAGATGGACCTGCACGTGCTCTACGATCTCGACGGTGGGGTGCTATCCTTCGCCCCGGCTGATTGCGCTAGTGTTTGA
- the LOC109742205 gene encoding LOW QUALITY PROTEIN: protein ACCELERATED CELL DEATH 6 (The sequence of the model RefSeq protein was modified relative to this genomic sequence to represent the inferred CDS: inserted 2 bases in 1 codon), translating to MAAVEFGPREKMTLDVELLQVLTAGDKVRMEEILSRQEHGAGQIDGQVAVNVHGAAPGRFLLGVASNGNTALHLVASRGHAELATLLCERAPSLAATRNKCLDTPLHCAARFGHADVAAVLLRGMRAGGAEEESALRARNQSGATALYEAVRHGRAGVVDLLMTEVPDLASVDGDEGVSPLYLAASTDSVQMVRALLRPSQSGTPSPASFSGPEGRTALHAAAASSKEMAEAILSWGPEGPTLLTRADSSGSTPLHFAVLYGRLDVVVLFLDGHASLGLASISDGNGSFPLHIAAMVEQTRIMEELVHRIPDCYEMVDGKGRNILHCAVEHGRETVVRHICRNDKFSMLWNATDSGGNTPLHLAAHHGYPKIVILLLKTTSVETSITNNDGLTAMDLAIRAIVPGRMYYFQDPHIIVRSCLGWLGAAITLDGVHPLYLRNVYDKPTREEASHEQDMMTESGIIGSVLIATMAFGAAFTVPGGFVADDHGHAGTATLARRFAFRAFVVSDTMAFLCSLTATCFLIYGGVREIPRAHRYLYNLLASGLVPVGAQCMIAAFAFGFHLILGSVNRWLIVLVYTLSLXLLCFPGIWAPFHLGLGKAIWRRAGWRGLINIHVFQSLRRPLIVLLISATFVVAIVLSIALPDY from the exons ATGGCGGCGGTAGAATTCGGCCCTCGCGAAAAGATGACGCTTGACGTGGAGCTGTTGCAAGTGCTAACCGCCGGTGACAAGGTCCGCATGGAGGAGATACTGAGCAGACAAGAGCATGGTGCCGGGCAAATAGACGGCCAGGTCGCGGTGAACGTCCATGGCGCGGCACCGGGCCGCTTTCTCCTAGGCGTGGCGAGCAACGGGAACACGGCTCTGCACCTTGTCGCCAGCCGCGGCCACGCCGAGCTCGCGACGCTCCTCTGCGAGAGGGCACCCTCGCTGGCCGCCACGCGCAACAAGTGCCTCGACACGCCGCTGCACTGCGCGGCGAGGTTCGGGCACGCGGATGTGGCGGCTGTCCTCCTGCGGGGGATGCGAGCCGGCGGGGCGGAGGAGGAGTCCGCGCTGCGCGCGAGGAACCAGTCGGGCGCAACCGCCTTGTACGAAGCCGTCCGGCACGGGCGTGCCGGTGTGGTGGATCTGCTCATGACGGAGGTTCCCGATCTGGCCTCCGTTGACGGCGACGAGGGTGTCTCGCCGCTCTACCTGGCGGCGTCGACTGACTCGGTCCAGATGGTTCGCGCGCTGCTACGCCCGTCGCAAAGCGGAACACCCTCGCCGGCGTCATTTTCTGGTCCGGAGGGACGGACTGCTTTGCATGCTGCGGCGGCTAGTAGCAAAG AAATGGCTGAAGCAATACTGAGCTGGGGGCCAGAAGGTCCAACGTTGCTAACCAGGGCTGATTCGTCAGGGAGCACGCCTCTCCATTTTGCAGTACTGTATGGACGGCTTGATGTAGTTGTGCTGTTCCTTGATGGCCATGCTTCGCTCGGGCTGGCTAGCATTTCTGATGGCAACGGGTCATTTCCTCTGCATATTGCTGCTATGGTGGAACAAACTAGAATCATGGAGGAGCTCGTACACCGAATCCCTGACTGCTATGAGATGGTTGATGGTAAAGGAAGAAATATTCTGCACTGTGCTGTGGAGCATGGTCGGGAAACCGTGGTTCGCCATATTTGCCGGAACGACAAGTTCTCGATGCTGTGGAATGCCACGGATTCTGGAGGGAACACTCCactccatctggctgcccatcATGGATATCCGAAGATTGTCATTTTACTACTGAAGACGACAAGTGTGGAGACAAGCATTACCAACAACGATGGGCTAACTGCTATGGATCTTGCTATCCGTGCAATAGTACCTGGCCGGATGTACTATTTCCAG GATCCTCATATTATTGTGCGCAGTTGTCTGGGCTGGTTGGGGGCAGCGATTACTTTAGATGGAGTCCACCCCCTTTATCTTCGTAACGTGTACGACAAACCCACTCGAGAAGAAGCCTCACATGAACAAGACATGATGACAGAAAGTGGAATAATCGGGTCAGTGCTAATCGCCACCATGGCCTTCGGGGCAGCTTTCACAGTGCCGGGGGGGTTCGTCGCCGACGACCATGGGCATGCAGGGACAGCAACGCTGGCGAGACGTTTCGCGTTCCGGGCATTTGTGGTTTCAGACACCATGGCCTTCCTCTGCTCCCTTACTGCGACCTGCTTTCTTATATATGGCGGTGTTAGAGAAATTCCCCGGGCCCACCGTTACTTGTACAACTTGCTGGCGTCTGGGTTGGTGCCGGTGGGAGCTCAATGTATGATTGCTGCGTTTGCATTCGGGTTTCACCTCATCCTGGGTTCAGTCAACCGTTGGCTCATTGTCCTCGTATACACCTTGTCCTT GCTTCTCTGCTTCCCTGGCATCTGGGCTCCGTTCCATTTGGGGCTGGGGAAGGCGATATGGCGTCGAGCTGGATGGAGAGGACTTATCAACATACACGTGTTCCAAAGTCTTAGACGGCCATTGATCGTTTTGCTCATCTCCGCTACGTTCGTCGTCGCCATCGTACTCAGTATTGCTTTGCCAGACTACTGA